Proteins encoded by one window of Salvia splendens isolate huo1 chromosome 14, SspV2, whole genome shotgun sequence:
- the LOC121764263 gene encoding probable glutathione S-transferase encodes MAVKVLDFWASPYGVRVRVALAEKGVSYESQEEDLFGGKSDLLLQSNPIYGKVPVLLHDDKPVLESSNIVYYIDETWPSPHLMPASSYGRSRARFWTDFIDKKVYDVGRNIWMGKGAEVEAAKDEFIDVLKKLEGALGDREYYGGDQFGFLDIIFVSLSCWFPTYEKYGGFKVEEETPKIAAWLKKCYKRETVAKSMPDCQKVIEFVGMMRKMHGIE; translated from the exons ATGGCTGTGAAGGTGTTGGACTTCTGGGCGAGCCCATACGGGGTGAGGGTGCGTGTGGCGCTTGCCGAAAAAGGGGTGAGCTACGAGTCTCAAGAGGAAGACTTGTTCGGTGGGAAGAGCGATTTGCTCCTCCAATCCAACCCTATTTATGGGAAGGTGCCCGTCCTTCTTCACGATGACAAACCGGTTCTCGAATCCTCCAACATTGTCTATTACATCGACGAGACCTGGCCCAGCCCACACTTGATGCCTGCTTCCTCTTATGGCCGATCCAGGGCTCGTTTCTGGACCGACTTCATTGACAAGAAG GTGTATGATGTTGGTAGAAACATTTGGATGGGGAAAGGGGCCGAGGTGGAGGCGGCCAAGGATGAATTCATCGACGTTTTGAAGAAGCTCGAGGGTGCCTTGGGCGACAGGGAGTACTACGGTGGCGATCAATTCGGGTTTTTGGATATCATATTCGTGTCCTTGTCATGTTGGTTCCCAACCTACGAGAAGTACGGAGGCTTCAAGGTTGAGGAAGAGACCCCTAAGATTGCTGCTTGGCTTAAAAAGTGCTACAAAAGGGAAACGGTCGCCAAATCAATGCCAGATTGTCAAAAGGTTATTGAGTTCGTGGGCATGATGAGGAAGATGCATGGGATTGAATGA